Proteins encoded together in one Mycobacterium noviomagense window:
- a CDS encoding NUMOD4 domain-containing protein, whose protein sequence is MTADERWRPIPDWPGYEISDRGRVRGIERVVVRSDGAKYPVPPRILKTAAHRPSGLPVVKLSRPPRGTGRWCFVHLLMADAFGPGGLR, encoded by the coding sequence GTGACCGCCGACGAACGCTGGCGACCGATCCCAGACTGGCCTGGATACGAGATATCTGACCGCGGCCGCGTACGCGGCATCGAGCGCGTCGTCGTCCGATCCGATGGCGCCAAGTACCCGGTACCACCCCGCATACTCAAGACCGCCGCGCACCGGCCAAGCGGCTTGCCCGTCGTCAAACTCAGCCGGCCACCACGTGGGACAGGACGCTGGTGCTTCGTCCACTTGCTCATGGCTGATGCATTCGGTCCCGGTGGCCTCCGATGA